In Xiphophorus maculatus strain JP 163 A chromosome 2, X_maculatus-5.0-male, whole genome shotgun sequence, one genomic interval encodes:
- the eps8l2 gene encoding epidermal growth factor receptor kinase substrate 8-like protein 2 isoform X1, whose product MPEIMNAPGPLSRQANGVARSDSKLSAKALYEQRKKYSNSNFIMQETSQYHVEHLSTFVMDKTESIVTVDDAIKKLILLDSRDKIWTQEMLLQVTDKAVRLLDCDTQEELENFPLTTVHLCQTVLNQTRYPSVLLLVCQDRDQHKPDIHFFHCDQVEAEMVHADIDSALGDNKHGKKMRLETLKVNQEKMKRQRETILPPSSPRGPPPVANRRAAAAANTHVSPLAGPYDAESHEKLAQRIEKDVQILNCALDDIEIFVARLQKAAEAFYQLNQRNKSKKNKKKGPAEGMLTLRARPPSEAEFIDSLQKLKLALNLLAKLKKHLQNPSAPELVHFLFGPLELVLQTCGSPDLVRSVISPHLSMDAVDFLRGHLTPKEMTMFELLGDGWTRPRAEWPKDQCAPPYYPKFRNGWEPPAEFFLTSPWETEGPPSPLASPTSPDHRRHSPDDYYVNHSPPNGMHSNRKYAKICYNFVARNPNELSVLQDEILEVLEDNKQWWKLRNRSGQSGYVPYNILDVVRLEEPEEPYPSDYRSSPTDPLHKRDSFKGGIQKDKKMDEVNNELLMKITANKNPPPRKIRIERPAAPQVPLTSESSPEQVTKWLNAKAFSKQTVECLGILTGAQLFSLNKEELKAVCGEEGGRVFNQVSLQKGQLEKTQGDSELQEIMTRRKEKVDSTSSYD is encoded by the exons catCTCTCCACGTTTGTTATGGACAAGACAGAGTCTATTGTCACAGTAGACGATGCTATCAAGAAACTGATTCTTCTGGACTCCAGGGATAAAATCTGGACACAGGAGATGCTGCTGCAGGTCACAGACAAGGCAGTCAGACTTCTTGATTGTGACACTCAG GAAGAATTGGAGAACTTCCCTCTCACCACAGTACACCTCTGCCAGACGGTGCTGAATCAGACACGCTACCCATCTGTGTTGCTGCTCGTGTGTCAAGACAGGGACCAACACAAACCCGACATCCATTTTTTCCATTGTGACCAAGTggag GCTGAGATGGTTCACGCAGACATAGACAGTGCACTTGGCGACAacaaacatgggaaaaaaatgagGCTGGAAACCCTCAA GGTGAACCAGGAAAAAATGAAGCGTCAGAGAGAAACCATCCTCCCTCCCTCGTCCCCCAGGGGCCCGCCACCTGTTGCAAATAGACGAGCGGCAGCCGCTGCAAACACTCATG TTTCTCCACTTGCAGGTCCTTACGATGCAGAGTCGCATGAAAAGCTGGCCCAGCGCATTGAGAAGGATGTG CAAATCCTCAACTGTGCCCTGGACGACATCGAGATCTTTGTGGCACGGCTGCAGAAGGCAGCTGAGGCTTTTTATCAGCTCAATCAACGCAACAAGAGtaagaagaacaagaagaaaggACCAGCAG AGGGCATGCTGACCCTGCGGGCCAGGCCCCCCTCTGAAGCAGAGTTCATTGACAGCCTGCAGAAACTGAAGCTGGCCCTCAACCTCTTG gccaaACTGAAGAAACATCTACAGAACCCAAGTGCTCCGGAGCTGGTTCATTTCCTGTTTGGACCTTTGGAGCTG GTCCTGCAGACGTGTGGAAGTCCTGACCTGGTGCGTTCCGTCATCTCCCCTCATCTTTCGATGGATGCCGTCGACTTCCTACGTGGACACCTCACCCCCAAAGAGATGACCATGTTTGAGCTGCTTGGCGACGGATGGACCAGACCCAG AGCAGAGTGGCCCAAAGATCAGTGTGCACCTCCTTATTACCCCAAGTTTCGAAATGGATGGGAGCCACCTGCAGAGTTTTTTTTGACGTCTCCATGGGAAACCGAGGGACCACCCAGTCCACTTGCATCTCCCACAAGCCCTGACCACAGAAGACATTCACCTGATGAT taTTACGTCAATCATTCCCCACCAAATGGGATGCACAGCAATCGCAAATATGCCAAAATCTGTTATAATTTTGTGGCGCGGAATCCCAACGAGCTGTCAGTGCTGCAGGATGAAATCCTAGAG GTGTTGGAAGATAACAAACAGTGGTGGAAACTACGGAATCGCAGCGGCCAATCCGGCTACGTCCCATATAACATCCTGGATGTTGTAAGGCTAGAAGAACCAGAAGAGCCCTACCCG AGCGACTACAGGAGTTCGCCCACTGATCCTCTGCACAAGAGGGACAGTTTCAAAGGGGGAATACAGAAAGACAAAA AGATGGACGAGGTTAATAATGAGCTATTGATGAAAatcacagcaaacaaaaacccGCCACCCAGAAAGATACGAATAGAGCGCCCGGCGGCCCCACAGGTGCCATTAACTTCCGAGTCATCTCCAGAGCAGGTGACAAAGTGGCTCAATGCAAAAGCTTTCTCTAAACA GACTGTTGAATGTTTGGGAATCCTGACAGGAGCGCAGCTGTTTTCCCTGAACAAAGAGGAGCTGAAGGCCGTGTGTGGGGAAGAAGGGGGCCGTGTCTTCAATCAGGTGTCTCTGCAGAAAGGACAATTAGAG AAGACCCAGGGagactctgagctgcaggaaaTCATGACGCGAAGGAAGGAGAAGGTCGACTCCACAAGCAGCTACGACTGA
- the eps8l2 gene encoding epidermal growth factor receptor kinase substrate 8-like protein 2 isoform X3 — MWTREQRKKYSNSNFIMQETSQYHVEHLSTFVMDKTESIVTVDDAIKKLILLDSRDKIWTQEMLLQVTDKAVRLLDCDTQEELENFPLTTVHLCQTVLNQTRYPSVLLLVCQDRDQHKPDIHFFHCDQVEAEMVHADIDSALGDNKHGKKMRLETLKVNQEKMKRQRETILPPSSPRGPPPVANRRAAAAANTHVSPLAGPYDAESHEKLAQRIEKDVQILNCALDDIEIFVARLQKAAEAFYQLNQRNKSKKNKKKGPAEGMLTLRARPPSEAEFIDSLQKLKLALNLLAKLKKHLQNPSAPELVHFLFGPLELVLQTCGSPDLVRSVISPHLSMDAVDFLRGHLTPKEMTMFELLGDGWTRPRAEWPKDQCAPPYYPKFRNGWEPPAEFFLTSPWETEGPPSPLASPTSPDHRRHSPDDYYVNHSPPNGMHSNRKYAKICYNFVARNPNELSVLQDEILEVLEDNKQWWKLRNRSGQSGYVPYNILDVVRLEEPEEPYPSDYRSSPTDPLHKRDSFKGGIQKDKKMDEVNNELLMKITANKNPPPRKIRIERPAAPQVPLTSESSPEQVTKWLNAKAFSKQTVECLGILTGAQLFSLNKEELKAVCGEEGGRVFNQVSLQKGQLEKTQGDSELQEIMTRRKEKVDSTSSYD; from the exons catCTCTCCACGTTTGTTATGGACAAGACAGAGTCTATTGTCACAGTAGACGATGCTATCAAGAAACTGATTCTTCTGGACTCCAGGGATAAAATCTGGACACAGGAGATGCTGCTGCAGGTCACAGACAAGGCAGTCAGACTTCTTGATTGTGACACTCAG GAAGAATTGGAGAACTTCCCTCTCACCACAGTACACCTCTGCCAGACGGTGCTGAATCAGACACGCTACCCATCTGTGTTGCTGCTCGTGTGTCAAGACAGGGACCAACACAAACCCGACATCCATTTTTTCCATTGTGACCAAGTggag GCTGAGATGGTTCACGCAGACATAGACAGTGCACTTGGCGACAacaaacatgggaaaaaaatgagGCTGGAAACCCTCAA GGTGAACCAGGAAAAAATGAAGCGTCAGAGAGAAACCATCCTCCCTCCCTCGTCCCCCAGGGGCCCGCCACCTGTTGCAAATAGACGAGCGGCAGCCGCTGCAAACACTCATG TTTCTCCACTTGCAGGTCCTTACGATGCAGAGTCGCATGAAAAGCTGGCCCAGCGCATTGAGAAGGATGTG CAAATCCTCAACTGTGCCCTGGACGACATCGAGATCTTTGTGGCACGGCTGCAGAAGGCAGCTGAGGCTTTTTATCAGCTCAATCAACGCAACAAGAGtaagaagaacaagaagaaaggACCAGCAG AGGGCATGCTGACCCTGCGGGCCAGGCCCCCCTCTGAAGCAGAGTTCATTGACAGCCTGCAGAAACTGAAGCTGGCCCTCAACCTCTTG gccaaACTGAAGAAACATCTACAGAACCCAAGTGCTCCGGAGCTGGTTCATTTCCTGTTTGGACCTTTGGAGCTG GTCCTGCAGACGTGTGGAAGTCCTGACCTGGTGCGTTCCGTCATCTCCCCTCATCTTTCGATGGATGCCGTCGACTTCCTACGTGGACACCTCACCCCCAAAGAGATGACCATGTTTGAGCTGCTTGGCGACGGATGGACCAGACCCAG AGCAGAGTGGCCCAAAGATCAGTGTGCACCTCCTTATTACCCCAAGTTTCGAAATGGATGGGAGCCACCTGCAGAGTTTTTTTTGACGTCTCCATGGGAAACCGAGGGACCACCCAGTCCACTTGCATCTCCCACAAGCCCTGACCACAGAAGACATTCACCTGATGAT taTTACGTCAATCATTCCCCACCAAATGGGATGCACAGCAATCGCAAATATGCCAAAATCTGTTATAATTTTGTGGCGCGGAATCCCAACGAGCTGTCAGTGCTGCAGGATGAAATCCTAGAG GTGTTGGAAGATAACAAACAGTGGTGGAAACTACGGAATCGCAGCGGCCAATCCGGCTACGTCCCATATAACATCCTGGATGTTGTAAGGCTAGAAGAACCAGAAGAGCCCTACCCG AGCGACTACAGGAGTTCGCCCACTGATCCTCTGCACAAGAGGGACAGTTTCAAAGGGGGAATACAGAAAGACAAAA AGATGGACGAGGTTAATAATGAGCTATTGATGAAAatcacagcaaacaaaaacccGCCACCCAGAAAGATACGAATAGAGCGCCCGGCGGCCCCACAGGTGCCATTAACTTCCGAGTCATCTCCAGAGCAGGTGACAAAGTGGCTCAATGCAAAAGCTTTCTCTAAACA GACTGTTGAATGTTTGGGAATCCTGACAGGAGCGCAGCTGTTTTCCCTGAACAAAGAGGAGCTGAAGGCCGTGTGTGGGGAAGAAGGGGGCCGTGTCTTCAATCAGGTGTCTCTGCAGAAAGGACAATTAGAG AAGACCCAGGGagactctgagctgcaggaaaTCATGACGCGAAGGAAGGAGAAGGTCGACTCCACAAGCAGCTACGACTGA
- the eps8l2 gene encoding epidermal growth factor receptor kinase substrate 8-like protein 2 isoform X2 translates to MPEIMNAPGPLSRQANGVARSDSKLSAKALYEQRKKYSNSNFIMQETSQYHVEHLSTFVMDKTESIVTVDDAIKKLILLDSRDKIWTQEMLLQVTDKAVRLLDCDTQEELENFPLTTVHLCQTVLNQTRYPSVLLLVCQDRDQHKPDIHFFHCDQVEAEMVHADIDSALGDNKHGKKMRLETLKVNQEKMKRQRETILPPSSPRGPPPVANRRAAAAANTHGPYDAESHEKLAQRIEKDVQILNCALDDIEIFVARLQKAAEAFYQLNQRNKSKKNKKKGPAEGMLTLRARPPSEAEFIDSLQKLKLALNLLAKLKKHLQNPSAPELVHFLFGPLELVLQTCGSPDLVRSVISPHLSMDAVDFLRGHLTPKEMTMFELLGDGWTRPRAEWPKDQCAPPYYPKFRNGWEPPAEFFLTSPWETEGPPSPLASPTSPDHRRHSPDDYYVNHSPPNGMHSNRKYAKICYNFVARNPNELSVLQDEILEVLEDNKQWWKLRNRSGQSGYVPYNILDVVRLEEPEEPYPSDYRSSPTDPLHKRDSFKGGIQKDKKMDEVNNELLMKITANKNPPPRKIRIERPAAPQVPLTSESSPEQVTKWLNAKAFSKQTVECLGILTGAQLFSLNKEELKAVCGEEGGRVFNQVSLQKGQLEKTQGDSELQEIMTRRKEKVDSTSSYD, encoded by the exons catCTCTCCACGTTTGTTATGGACAAGACAGAGTCTATTGTCACAGTAGACGATGCTATCAAGAAACTGATTCTTCTGGACTCCAGGGATAAAATCTGGACACAGGAGATGCTGCTGCAGGTCACAGACAAGGCAGTCAGACTTCTTGATTGTGACACTCAG GAAGAATTGGAGAACTTCCCTCTCACCACAGTACACCTCTGCCAGACGGTGCTGAATCAGACACGCTACCCATCTGTGTTGCTGCTCGTGTGTCAAGACAGGGACCAACACAAACCCGACATCCATTTTTTCCATTGTGACCAAGTggag GCTGAGATGGTTCACGCAGACATAGACAGTGCACTTGGCGACAacaaacatgggaaaaaaatgagGCTGGAAACCCTCAA GGTGAACCAGGAAAAAATGAAGCGTCAGAGAGAAACCATCCTCCCTCCCTCGTCCCCCAGGGGCCCGCCACCTGTTGCAAATAGACGAGCGGCAGCCGCTGCAAACACTCATG GTCCTTACGATGCAGAGTCGCATGAAAAGCTGGCCCAGCGCATTGAGAAGGATGTG CAAATCCTCAACTGTGCCCTGGACGACATCGAGATCTTTGTGGCACGGCTGCAGAAGGCAGCTGAGGCTTTTTATCAGCTCAATCAACGCAACAAGAGtaagaagaacaagaagaaaggACCAGCAG AGGGCATGCTGACCCTGCGGGCCAGGCCCCCCTCTGAAGCAGAGTTCATTGACAGCCTGCAGAAACTGAAGCTGGCCCTCAACCTCTTG gccaaACTGAAGAAACATCTACAGAACCCAAGTGCTCCGGAGCTGGTTCATTTCCTGTTTGGACCTTTGGAGCTG GTCCTGCAGACGTGTGGAAGTCCTGACCTGGTGCGTTCCGTCATCTCCCCTCATCTTTCGATGGATGCCGTCGACTTCCTACGTGGACACCTCACCCCCAAAGAGATGACCATGTTTGAGCTGCTTGGCGACGGATGGACCAGACCCAG AGCAGAGTGGCCCAAAGATCAGTGTGCACCTCCTTATTACCCCAAGTTTCGAAATGGATGGGAGCCACCTGCAGAGTTTTTTTTGACGTCTCCATGGGAAACCGAGGGACCACCCAGTCCACTTGCATCTCCCACAAGCCCTGACCACAGAAGACATTCACCTGATGAT taTTACGTCAATCATTCCCCACCAAATGGGATGCACAGCAATCGCAAATATGCCAAAATCTGTTATAATTTTGTGGCGCGGAATCCCAACGAGCTGTCAGTGCTGCAGGATGAAATCCTAGAG GTGTTGGAAGATAACAAACAGTGGTGGAAACTACGGAATCGCAGCGGCCAATCCGGCTACGTCCCATATAACATCCTGGATGTTGTAAGGCTAGAAGAACCAGAAGAGCCCTACCCG AGCGACTACAGGAGTTCGCCCACTGATCCTCTGCACAAGAGGGACAGTTTCAAAGGGGGAATACAGAAAGACAAAA AGATGGACGAGGTTAATAATGAGCTATTGATGAAAatcacagcaaacaaaaacccGCCACCCAGAAAGATACGAATAGAGCGCCCGGCGGCCCCACAGGTGCCATTAACTTCCGAGTCATCTCCAGAGCAGGTGACAAAGTGGCTCAATGCAAAAGCTTTCTCTAAACA GACTGTTGAATGTTTGGGAATCCTGACAGGAGCGCAGCTGTTTTCCCTGAACAAAGAGGAGCTGAAGGCCGTGTGTGGGGAAGAAGGGGGCCGTGTCTTCAATCAGGTGTCTCTGCAGAAAGGACAATTAGAG AAGACCCAGGGagactctgagctgcaggaaaTCATGACGCGAAGGAAGGAGAAGGTCGACTCCACAAGCAGCTACGACTGA